The window AGGTATAGCAGTAGGTATGGCAACTTCTATTCCACCACATAACCTAACAGAGGTTATAAATGGTATAGTTGCAATGATAGACAATCCAGAAATTACGGTAGACGAGCTTATAGGATATATTAAAGGTCCAGACTTCCCTACAGGCGCAACTATAATGGGACGAGAAGGATTAAAGTCAGCATATAGAACAGGTAGGGGAAAAGTAACTGTTAGAGCTAAAGCGGAAATAGAATATAATGACAAAGGAAAAGCATCTATAATAGTTACTGAGATTCCTTATCAAGTTAATAAAGCTAGAGTTATAGAGAAGATAGCAGAGCTTGTAAGAGATAAAAAATTAGAAGGCATCTCAGACTTAAGAGACGAGTCAGATAGAGAGGGAATGAGAATTGTTGTTGAAATTAAAAGAGATGCTAATCCTAATATTGTTTTAAATAACTTGTATAAATATACTCAGTTTCAAGATACATTTAGTATAATAATGCTTGCATTAGTAAATGGACAGCCTAAGGTTTTAAATTTAAGACAAGTTTTAAGACACTATTTAGACCATCAAAAAGAAATCATAGTAAGAAGAACTCAATTTGATTTAAATAAAGCTGAAGAAAGAGCTCATATTTTAGAAGGATTAAGAATTGCATTAGATCATATAGATGAAGTTATAAGTCTAATTAGAAACTCTAAAACAGTTATAGAAGCTAAAGAAGGTCTAATGAGTAAGTTTGGATTAACAGAAAAACAATCACAAGCTATTCTTGATATGAGACTTCAAAGGTTAACTGGATTAGAAAGAGAAAAAATAGAGGAAGAATATCAAGACCTTATAAAAGAAATTAATAGATTAAAAGAAATATTAGCTAGTGACGAATTAATCTATAAAATAGTTAAAGATGAGCTAGTAGAAATAAGAGAAAAATTCGGAGATGAAAGAAGAACTGAAATAACGGCATCAGAGGAAGATTTTGATATAGAAGATATGATACAAGAAGAAGATGTTGCAATAACTCTAACTCACTTTGGATATATAAAGAGACTTCCAGAAGATACTTATAAGACTCAAAGAAGAGGTGGAAGAGGAGTATCTGGAATGACAACAAGGGAAGAAGATTTTGTAGAACATTTATTTATAACTTCTACACATGATAATATACTATTCTTAACAAATCAGGGAAGGGTATATAGACTTAAAGCATATGAAATTCCAGAGGCTAAGAGACAAGCAAAAGGTACAGCAATTGTGAATCTTCTACAATTGAATCCAACTGAAAAAGTTACAGCAGTTATTCCTATAAAAGAATTTAGTCCTGATGATTATTTAACTTTAGTTACTGAAAAGGGGATTATTAAGAAAACTAAGTTAGATAAGTTCGGAAATATAAGAAAAAATGGACTTATTGGTATAAGCTTAAAGGAAGATGATGAGCTTATAAGTGCTAAAAGAACTAATGGTGAAAATGATATTATTT is drawn from Gottschalkia purinilytica and contains these coding sequences:
- the gyrA gene encoding DNA gyrase subunit A: MSDEKQRIVNIDIEDEMKKSYLDYAMSVIVSRALPDVRDGLKPVHRRILYAMNELNFTHDKPYRKSARIVGDVLGKYHPHGDSPVYGAMVRLAQDFSTRYLLVDGHGNFGSIDGDGAAAMRYTEARMSKISMEMLRDINKETVDFGLNFDETLKEPKVLPSRFPNLLVNGSSGIAVGMATSIPPHNLTEVINGIVAMIDNPEITVDELIGYIKGPDFPTGATIMGREGLKSAYRTGRGKVTVRAKAEIEYNDKGKASIIVTEIPYQVNKARVIEKIAELVRDKKLEGISDLRDESDREGMRIVVEIKRDANPNIVLNNLYKYTQFQDTFSIIMLALVNGQPKVLNLRQVLRHYLDHQKEIIVRRTQFDLNKAEERAHILEGLRIALDHIDEVISLIRNSKTVIEAKEGLMSKFGLTEKQSQAILDMRLQRLTGLEREKIEEEYQDLIKEINRLKEILASDELIYKIVKDELVEIREKFGDERRTEITASEEDFDIEDMIQEEDVAITLTHFGYIKRLPEDTYKTQRRGGRGVSGMTTREEDFVEHLFITSTHDNILFLTNQGRVYRLKAYEIPEAKRQAKGTAIVNLLQLNPTEKVTAVIPIKEFSPDDYLTLVTEKGIIKKTKLDKFGNIRKNGLIGISLKEDDELISAKRTNGENDIILVTSYGMSIRFNEKDVRDMGRTAGGVKAITLKPGDKIVGMDLIEEGKDLLVISERGYGKRTKISSYRIQTRGGKGLKTYNIKEDITGKLISAKIVDKEDEVMLISLSGTIIRLKVSDISRMGRTTQGVRLMKTDKDDRVVSVAKVIAEEE